A window of Bacteroidales bacterium genomic DNA:
CCTGGCCAGGAAACAATCACAAAACAACATCTCATCCAAGATACAGGCGAAGCCCATCCAGGACCTTAACAAGGCCATCGGGCTGAATGAACGGTTCCTTTTCATCCGGGAACTTTTTGGCGGAGATAAAAATGCCTATTATGAGGCCATACAGATCATCAATGAAATGCCCAACTATGAGGAAGCCGAACAGTATATTCAAGAGCGTTTCAACTGGGATGAAGACAAACCTGAAGTGATCAGGTTCATGGAATTGGTGAGAAGGAGGTTTGTTTCGTAACAATACAATATAATGCGCTTAAACGAAGGATATTTTGTATACGACCTGGAAAGCATAATAAATTCCAAATCACAAATCACAAATATCAAATAATATCCAATGATCAATTTTTCAATGATCCAAACCCACGTTATAAGCTTCCAGTTGATTTGTTTGATCAGCTTATATGAATTTACAAACCCAGTTTTAAAAATTGTAACATTGAAATTTGGTGCTTGTTTGAAATTTGGTGCTTGAATTTTGGTGCTTGATAATTATCTGTTCCAACAGCAATTATATTGATCCTGGAATAATTATAAATGAAGTGATTTAATGTCCAAACTCTATATTATCCCCACTCCCATCGGTAACCTGGAAGACATCACCTTCAGGGCTGTCAGGATACTCGGGGAGGTTGACTTCATACTGGCCGAGGATACCCGTAACACCAAGAAGCTGCTGGATCACTATCAGATACGGAACCGTATCGAATCACACCATAAGTTCAACGAGCATCAGAAGACAGACTCATTGGTGCAACGGCTTGCCGAAAACGATGAGACTGCCGCTTTGGTTAGCGACAGCGGCTCCCCCGGTATCTCGGACCCCGGCTTCCTGCTGGTTTCAACCTGCCTGAGCAAGGGTGTGGAAGTGGAGACCCTGCCCGGGGCTACGGCTTTCATCCCGGCCCTCGTCAATTCGGGATTG
This region includes:
- the rsmI gene encoding 16S rRNA (cytidine(1402)-2'-O)-methyltransferase, whose translation is MSKLYIIPTPIGNLEDITFRAVRILGEVDFILAEDTRNTKKLLDHYQIRNRIESHHKFNEHQKTDSLVQRLAENDETAALVSDSGSPGISDPGFLLVSTCLSKGVEVETLPGATAFIPALVNSGLPCDRFVFEGFLPHKKGRKKRLELLAEETRTVILYESPYRLLKTLQQLAEYFGESRRTSVSRELTKIYEENVRGSLSDLVNHFEKQKIKGEIVIVVEGKSRR